The proteins below are encoded in one region of Chloracidobacterium sp.:
- the mutY gene encoding A/G-specific adenine glycosylase, with protein sequence MKREVASLRQRLLAWFDQHRRDLPWRTTTDPYRLWVAETLTQQTQAARAAAYYARFIKRFPTVESLAAADPAEVLKQWEGLGYYQRARRLHEAARLICVERGGALPRAAAEWRTLPGVGDYTAAAVASMAFGEPVAAIDGNVRRVVARLAATAIGDDHARQQTVVWTTAQALAAGERPGDVNQALMELGATVCRPRRPRCDACPLSNACDARQAGLTALYPLRSPRKARPVRPFVCLLVQCADRRLVVRRATTKLLGGLWEFPTIACLDGEADQAAAERCLRELGLTAQRMQPGLTLTHDFTHFRQTLQIFLVEVEAPCDVTGVEAQWATHKTLDELPLTQVARRLAARESLGRNERPASALFEKM encoded by the coding sequence GTGAAACGCGAAGTCGCCTCTTTGCGGCAGCGGTTGCTGGCGTGGTTTGACCAACATCGGCGCGACCTGCCGTGGCGTACGACGACCGATCCGTACCGGCTGTGGGTGGCTGAAACGCTGACCCAGCAGACGCAGGCGGCGCGCGCGGCGGCGTACTACGCGCGGTTTATCAAACGCTTTCCAACAGTTGAATCGCTGGCGGCGGCCGATCCGGCCGAAGTGCTCAAGCAGTGGGAAGGGCTAGGCTACTACCAGCGTGCGCGTCGGTTGCACGAAGCGGCGCGGCTTATCTGCGTGGAACGCGGCGGGGCGCTGCCGCGCGCGGCGGCTGAGTGGCGAACGCTGCCGGGCGTCGGCGACTATACGGCGGCGGCTGTGGCTTCGATGGCCTTTGGAGAACCGGTCGCTGCAATTGACGGCAACGTGCGGCGCGTTGTGGCTCGTTTAGCGGCGACGGCAATTGGCGATGACCATGCGCGCCAGCAGACCGTTGTCTGGACGACGGCGCAGGCGCTGGCGGCGGGCGAGCGTCCGGGCGATGTCAACCAAGCCCTGATGGAGCTTGGTGCAACCGTCTGCCGACCGCGCCGGCCGCGCTGCGACGCTTGCCCCCTATCGAACGCCTGTGATGCGCGGCAGGCAGGGTTGACAGCCCTGTATCCGCTCCGGTCGCCGCGCAAGGCGCGTCCGGTACGTCCATTCGTCTGCCTGCTTGTGCAGTGCGCCGACCGGCGGTTAGTTGTCCGGCGGGCGACGACGAAGCTGTTGGGCGGATTGTGGGAGTTTCCGACCATCGCTTGTCTAGACGGCGAAGCCGACCAAGCGGCGGCTGAGCGATGTTTGCGGGAACTAGGGTTGACGGCGCAACGGATGCAGCCGGGGCTGACATTGACGCATGACTTCACGCACTTCCGGCAAACGCTGCAAATCTTTCTAGTTGAAGTTGAAGCGCCGTGTGACGTTACCGGCGTTGAAGCGCAGTGGGCGACACACAAAACGCTCGATGAACTGCCGCTGACGCAGGTCGCCCGGCGGCTCGCCGCACGGGAAAGCTTGGGACGCAACGAGCGACCGGCCAGTGCGCTTTTCGAGAAAATGTAG
- a CDS encoding FtsX-like permease family protein, translating to MLFSLRMLWREARALWRQMLFFFLCIAVGSGLVITLRSAVQNIRVALVRQTRAFIGADLEVRMPYRRVAALRPQLDEVLVTFPDATRTDVVEFETGIVAGRDEPVRIFVRAVDERYPLEGEVALQGVTYRYDLLAGRGAVVAPTLLDRLGIGVGSPLKIGQETFTIRGVLKRETTSRAFGALPTVLLSSADLKTTGLLTTDGLTANYFIRLRVGDRLERIEELAAALRRALAADKGVRVETARAREARVAERLEETENFFSLVGVAVIMLGGAGVAGATYTIIGQRIRTIAVLKCLGASSRLVFRLYALQMALLGLAGGVFGWAGAALARRLFGPRVAARFPFPVTFELTWSAIGQGVGVSLIAALAFSVVPLLSTRGVKPSVLLRSQVEALHIPLRWAVPVGLAATAVLYALFLWQAGTFNLGNAVFQATAVTLAGLYGVGWTLMRLAWAARRVTSFTIRYGLAALRRPGNQATAIVVTVGVGVFFALTVRLLERNIRYNLDLAVAENLPNLIVANVLPSQAEAVGALVERQVQVRPTLVPIISARITAINDRRINFAAIKDASRRAAVDREFRLTYRADLLAGEQLVDGEWWSPSPSDTLELSLETFTQRNLGVRVGDRLTLDIQGREVVGVIRNIRRIDPRRSWQFFAIVARPGGPLDQAPQTLFGAVRTPAVEKSPETFQKLYLEVVRAYPNVSVALTGDAVRVAREILTGIQTALGVIGGLVVLSGLAMLVGAVALTRYQRQYETALLKTLGARFATLIGVTVIEYGALGVTAAVIGGGSALGASWYLAQRILRIEWQPFWGDCLAGVVATVVLVVAVGSLASWDVLRRKPLSVLRSGD from the coding sequence ATGCTGTTTTCCCTGCGTATGCTCTGGCGCGAGGCGCGCGCCCTGTGGCGTCAGATGTTGTTTTTCTTTCTATGCATTGCCGTTGGGTCCGGGTTAGTCATCACCTTGCGATCAGCGGTTCAGAACATCCGCGTCGCGCTTGTCCGCCAAACGCGCGCTTTTATCGGGGCGGACTTAGAAGTGCGGATGCCATACCGGCGGGTCGCAGCACTGCGCCCACAGCTGGATGAGGTTCTCGTCACATTCCCAGACGCAACCCGTACGGATGTCGTCGAATTTGAAACCGGCATCGTCGCTGGTCGTGACGAGCCGGTGCGTATCTTCGTCCGCGCCGTGGATGAGCGTTATCCCCTTGAAGGTGAAGTTGCACTGCAAGGCGTAACCTACCGCTACGACTTGCTCGCCGGTCGCGGCGCGGTGGTCGCGCCGACGCTGCTTGACCGCTTAGGCATCGGCGTCGGCTCACCGCTGAAGATCGGACAAGAGACGTTCACCATTCGTGGCGTCCTCAAGCGAGAAACGACCTCGCGCGCCTTCGGCGCGTTGCCGACGGTCCTTTTGAGCAGCGCCGACCTCAAAACGACAGGCTTGCTCACCACTGACGGCTTGACGGCGAACTACTTTATCCGTCTGCGTGTCGGCGACCGTCTGGAACGGATTGAAGAGTTGGCGGCGGCGCTGCGGCGGGCGCTTGCCGCTGACAAAGGGGTGAGGGTCGAAACGGCGCGCGCGCGTGAAGCGCGCGTCGCCGAACGACTTGAGGAAACCGAAAATTTTTTCAGTCTCGTTGGCGTCGCCGTCATCATGCTGGGCGGGGCGGGCGTCGCCGGCGCCACCTACACCATCATCGGCCAGCGCATTCGGACAATCGCCGTTCTGAAGTGTCTAGGCGCTTCCAGCCGGCTGGTCTTCCGCCTGTACGCCTTGCAAATGGCGCTGCTCGGCTTAGCCGGCGGCGTCTTTGGCTGGGCGGGAGCAGCGCTCGCCCGTCGGCTTTTTGGCCCGCGGGTGGCGGCGCGATTTCCATTCCCGGTCACCTTTGAACTTACCTGGTCGGCGATTGGGCAAGGCGTCGGCGTTAGCCTGATCGCTGCGCTCGCGTTTTCCGTCGTACCACTGCTGAGTACACGCGGCGTCAAACCCAGTGTTTTGCTTCGCAGCCAAGTCGAGGCGCTCCACATCCCGCTGCGGTGGGCGGTCCCGGTCGGACTGGCGGCGACAGCGGTGCTCTATGCGCTTTTTCTCTGGCAGGCCGGGACGTTCAACCTTGGCAACGCGGTGTTTCAGGCAACGGCTGTGACATTAGCGGGGCTATACGGCGTTGGTTGGACGCTGATGCGCCTAGCTTGGGCGGCTCGGCGGGTCACTTCCTTCACGATACGCTACGGGCTGGCGGCGTTGCGGCGTCCGGGCAATCAGGCGACGGCGATTGTCGTGACAGTCGGGGTCGGCGTGTTTTTCGCCCTAACAGTACGCTTGTTGGAGCGGAACATCCGCTATAACCTTGACCTAGCCGTCGCGGAAAATCTTCCCAATCTCATCGTGGCGAATGTGCTTCCTTCGCAGGCCGAAGCCGTCGGCGCCTTGGTGGAGCGCCAGGTGCAGGTGCGACCGACTTTAGTGCCGATTATTTCGGCGCGCATCACAGCAATTAACGATCGACGGATTAACTTCGCCGCCATCAAGGATGCCAGCCGACGCGCCGCCGTCGATCGGGAGTTTCGGCTCACGTATCGCGCCGACCTGCTTGCCGGCGAACAACTCGTAGACGGCGAATGGTGGTCGCCATCGCCTTCGGACACCTTGGAGCTGTCGCTGGAAACCTTCACCCAGAGAAATCTCGGCGTTCGCGTTGGAGACCGCTTGACGCTGGATATTCAGGGTCGTGAGGTGGTGGGCGTCATTCGCAACATCCGCCGGATTGACCCACGCCGTAGCTGGCAATTTTTCGCCATCGTCGCTCGGCCGGGTGGTCCCTTGGATCAAGCGCCACAGACGCTTTTTGGGGCCGTTCGAACTCCCGCCGTTGAAAAATCGCCGGAGACGTTTCAGAAGCTGTATCTTGAGGTTGTACGGGCGTATCCGAATGTTTCCGTCGCGCTGACCGGCGACGCCGTGCGGGTGGCGCGTGAAATCCTAACGGGCATCCAAACGGCCTTGGGCGTCATCGGCGGCTTGGTCGTGTTGAGCGGCCTTGCTATGCTGGTTGGCGCTGTCGCCCTGACGCGCTACCAGCGCCAGTATGAAACCGCCTTGCTCAAGACCCTTGGGGCGCGTTTCGCCACGCTGATCGGCGTCACGGTCATTGAGTATGGGGCGCTAGGTGTGACGGCGGCTGTCATTGGCGGCGGCAGCGCCCTGGGCGCCAGTTGGTATCTGGCGCAGCGTATCCTCCGTATTGAGTGGCAACCTTTCTGGGGTGACTGTCTGGCGGGCGTTGTTGCAACGGTTGTTCTAGTCGTTGCCGTCGGAAGTCTGGCGAGTTGGGATGTTTTGCGAAGAAAGCCGCTTAGCGTGCTGCGAAGCGGCGACTAG
- a CDS encoding DUF1698 domain-containing protein — MDTELVRKLVTAHQWHHDFEVAPGVRTYGAYNPEELWHELALPEDMTGLRVADVGASNGYFSFMAHRRGAQVTAFDYRHRDNSGFALLSWIQGVDIPHHQVNVLDLSPETYGRFDIVLALGLLYHTADPYRALSNCAELSSERLLVESYCIDHLLPEELRSEPVMRFLPDPARFPDHGQPNNDPSNFWGFTSACLKLMVEDVGFAVDRIRVRADRVLLDAHRVGGHEHRQMLAYRCFDQRPPMGDLYNPASWTIF, encoded by the coding sequence ATGGACACTGAGCTGGTACGAAAGTTGGTCACCGCCCACCAATGGCATCATGATTTTGAAGTTGCGCCGGGTGTGCGTACGTACGGAGCGTACAATCCTGAGGAGCTCTGGCATGAGTTGGCGCTGCCGGAGGATATGACCGGCTTGCGAGTGGCGGATGTTGGGGCTTCCAACGGCTACTTCAGCTTCATGGCGCACAGGCGCGGCGCTCAGGTCACAGCGTTTGACTACCGTCACCGGGATAACTCCGGGTTCGCCCTGTTGTCATGGATCCAGGGTGTAGACATCCCCCACCATCAGGTCAACGTCCTAGACCTGTCGCCTGAAACCTACGGCCGGTTTGACATCGTGTTAGCGTTGGGATTGCTCTACCACACCGCTGACCCCTATCGGGCCCTTTCCAACTGCGCTGAACTGTCTTCCGAGCGCCTGCTAGTCGAGTCCTACTGCATTGACCACCTCCTGCCGGAGGAACTGCGAAGCGAACCGGTAATGCGGTTTTTGCCCGACCCGGCGCGTTTTCCTGATCATGGGCAGCCCAACAATGACCCCAGCAACTTCTGGGGCTTCACCTCCGCTTGTTTGAAGCTCATGGTTGAGGACGTTGGCTTTGCAGTTGATCGAATACGGGTCAGGGCGGATCGCGTGTTGCTCGACGCTCATCGAGTCGGAGGGCATGAGCATCGCCAAATGCTGGCCTACCGGTGCTTTGACCAGCGGCCGCCGATGGGTGACCTGTACAACCCCGCATCTTGGACGATCTTCTAG
- the proC gene encoding pyrroline-5-carboxylate reductase, translated as MLYDKKIAILGVGKLGEALVAGLIRRADVERTNLIGSVARQSSIARVELRLGIPATTDNAAAVAGRDIVILAVKPQNMTAVLESIAPAVSPSQLFISVAASVSTAYIEERLPFPAPVIRVMPNTPALLNEGMSVLCAGRRATPEHQRLAEEIFSAVGRTAFLEEKLMDAVTGLSGSGPAYLYVVLEALSEAGVKLGIPRDISTLLAAQTMLGAAKLALETGQHPALLKDSVTTPAGCTVDGLLELEEGKLRVTLIKAVVRAAERARELVNG; from the coding sequence ATGCTGTACGACAAAAAAATCGCTATCCTTGGCGTCGGAAAACTGGGCGAAGCGTTGGTTGCAGGCTTGATCCGCCGCGCCGACGTAGAACGCACCAATCTCATCGGCTCGGTCGCCCGTCAATCCTCAATAGCGCGCGTCGAGTTGCGGCTCGGCATCCCGGCGACAACCGACAACGCCGCCGCCGTCGCTGGACGCGACATTGTCATTTTGGCCGTCAAGCCGCAGAACATGACGGCCGTGCTGGAAAGCATCGCCCCGGCGGTCTCCCCGTCACAGCTCTTCATTAGCGTTGCGGCGTCGGTCAGCACTGCATACATCGAAGAACGCCTGCCCTTTCCGGCTCCTGTCATTCGCGTCATGCCTAACACGCCGGCGCTGCTCAACGAAGGCATGTCGGTGCTTTGCGCCGGACGGCGCGCGACGCCGGAACACCAACGCTTGGCCGAAGAGATTTTCAGCGCCGTCGGGCGGACGGCGTTCCTCGAAGAAAAGCTGATGGACGCCGTGACGGGGCTTTCGGGGAGTGGGCCGGCCTACCTCTACGTTGTTCTCGAGGCGCTTTCCGAAGCCGGCGTCAAGCTTGGCATCCCGCGCGACATTTCAACGCTGCTGGCGGCGCAAACGATGCTTGGCGCGGCCAAACTGGCGCTGGAAACTGGGCAACATCCAGCCTTGCTCAAGGACAGCGTGACGACGCCGGCCGGCTGTACCGTGGACGGCCTGCTTGAACTGGAAGAAGGCAAACTCCGTGTGACGCTCATCAAGGCAGTTGTCCGGGCCGCCGAACGCGCCCGCGAGTTGGTCAACGGCTAA